ccaaccgacgccgatgcgtaggttaaacttcttattttcctttattcgactcgtctaaccaagaactcgtcacagaatgccgcgctgatcttcttacttataacggggagttcatctggcgctgcttttttgccaccataggcttcatacttcagccttagctaaaatggtgcatacatggtacatacatactttttaatactgtgggccttacgagtatctatccgcagacgttcgactccagcatgctagtggtctgcgaggatgaggaaaccgcccaatgggtcatctcagccgtctatggtatgtgcccgccgcactcctgccagcccttaatcgagttcttcggcctcctgaggacgtgaggagtcgcagaacccgggcctaaacaccgacaagtgggccgtggtcaatcgctccaccctagactgcaatgatgtggagcggcaggtccctcagttctgcgacaacatcgtgatagagctgtttGTCAATAcggaaagtggggaattcatcgccgaacgatgctttaaactacgttactgcttctggcaacttcgattcagttttgattgctaggacttttttgggttttccaaattatttgttagtattttttggctatttactcgaaatagtaaaattagaaaattaaacgtgaataaaagttattgaaaaaaaaaatatggcggcttcgcggcaactgcatttctgaccgagtaatttctctggcattgattaagtttcttgcacatgtaagagataggaacttcgtcaccttcgtcatttatctgcataagcacgccaccaacgccggtgtgactggcgtcgcagtggatataatacggccgttgaaaatatggggtacgtaacactgggacattacaaagctgctttttttaattctcaaaagcttcgttagctgccttgccccaattaaaacgtagtttttctttcaacgcatccgttaaaggtgctgagacagaagcataatttcgaataaatttctggtaccacccagtcatacccaacaatcgtcgcaattgcttaatatacttaggaacaggataatctacgatagcgcttattttacccatatccattgtgattgcgccattgcctacaatatggcctaagtagctgaactcctttctacaaaatttgcttttgtgaacattgatggttaatccagcttttcttagacaagatgatatttctttcagaactaatacatgtcgttcaaaggtatcggatacgatcaaaaggtcgtctagatatataaatacttcgttttttaaagtgcatggaattattcggcccattaatttggacatggttgagagcgcgttgttaagaccaaatggcattacggtgaagtggtagagaggtctacctgttaccgtaaaagctgttttatcacgcgaacttgtccctagtgggcaaccggctttggcaaccggcttaggatgccatctatgatgggcattggataagcatccttgcgtgtcacttggttcacctttcgactatctatacataatcgcacttttccgagttggcggaccaatacgacaggggaagaccacgcactggtctactcttcaataacctctaaagcaagcatgcgatccagttcatcataaGTTTTTTgatagctggggacacaggataatgtGGTGTTTATTTGTTCTTGGtgagcggttcttctccaggttgctcttggccttccaACTCGCCTGCTTCCTTGGGGGTTCCAGTCTAGTGCCATCCTCACTATGCTACTCGGGTTTCTTCTGAGAGCGtgccctatccacatccatttttTCTTCCTTATTTGTATGTGAATCGGGGACTCGTCTGTAACGCGCCACAGTtctgtgttggctattctgtttggccagaataccCCACATATGActctcaggcatttgttgctgaaagcCTGTAGCTTCTGCGTTATTTTCTTCGTGgcgagccatgtctcacttccgtatagcagtatggatttcacacacgcattgtagatcctgAGCTTTGTTCGTCGGCTGATTTGTCGGTCTTTCCATATGCGGTATAATCTCCCAAATGCtgagcgggctttgccaagacGGCTGaagacatcatcatccactctACCACTGTTGGATATgatggtgccaaggtatgggaaactgGTAATGAACCCGATTGGGTTCCCATTTATGTTGATGTTTCCTTGGCTGGAGTGGTTGAAgcgcatagcttttgttttcgctcgGTTTATCTCGAGCACTACGCTGCTGGTTATCCAGACGAGGTCGtcacttttcctctgtatGTCGTCGAGTCTGTGCGATATGAGACAGATGTCGCCTGCgtagtccaagtcctcaaggtgtctGGTGAGGTTTCACGTAATTCCGCGCTTGGAAGAGCATACTTCGCTCATTAACTCGTCTACTACGATGTTGAAGAGGAGTGGTGACAGCGGGCATCCTTGCCGAATTCCGGTGTTTGTCTGGAAAGGTGCACTTGTTTTTCCgttgtgcagtaccgccaAGTTGGCATCGTCAAACATCGATTTGATGATGATCGATGAGGTTCGCAGGTACTCATTTTCTTGCAAGTGCTCGCCATATTGCTGCTCTTTCAACTGAGTCGAacgccttcttgaagtcgaCGTAAAGCGGGGCTCTCTATTCCACAGCTTACTCGGTTATTATGCGTAGTGTATTTGCGTGGTCTAcgcaactcctgtgtggtctgaaGCCTGCCTGTTCGACTCGGATTGATGGCTCAATTTTTTCCTGGATGCGTTCGTTCAGAAGTGTAGCTAAGATCTTGTAGCTGGTGTTGAGCAGTGTTTCCCtctccagttgttgcagtcACTAAGGTCGCCTTTTTTGGGAAGCTTCACAATGATTCCGCTTTTTCAGGAGGCTGGCACCGTCTCGCCTTCCCATATGCGTAAGAAATGTGGATGCAATATTTCAGCCATCAGTTGGGTGTCAACTTGAAGCAATTCGGCTGGTATGTTGTCTTCGCCAGCTGCCCTGTTGTGCTTCAGcttctttattgcattcacGATTTCTCTTACATTCGGGGGTGCAGAGGGTATCCTGCTACTCCCACTTGGCGGCAAAACACTCCTGTAGTCTATGGCCACGTTTGGTGTTGTGGTGTGGCTAATTCCCATGAAGTGTTGGCGCCATCTTCGGATTTGTGCGTCATCATTGGATAGGAGGTTACCTTCTAGATCTCTGACTGGTTTGTTCTGTTTGTGATGGGTTCCTGTGAAAcgtgcaatctgctggtataGCGAGCGCATGTTGTTCTCGCCGGCTGCTCGTTCTGCGTCTGCCGCAAGTCTATCCTGCTGTGCTCTTTTGTCCTTTCTGGCCGACCTTTTCACCGCTCTGCATAGTCCGTGATACTCCTCCCGGTACTGTGTGAGCTGGTTCGCCAGAGGCTTCAGGTGGTTCCTCCTTCTAATCAGGTCCCAGGTCCCTTCAGATATCCAGTCCGATCTTCCGCGTTGTTGCAGGCCGAGTATTTCCTCCGCCGTGGTCCTTAGTTGCCTGCAGGTGTGCTCCCATGGGTGGTCTTCTAGGGGGATCAGCTGTTCTCGCAGCGTGGACGTCATTCTCGTCTTCAGAGTAGAGTCGCTAAGGAGGTGCAGGTTCAGAGGGGGCGCTCGCCGGTGTTGACTGTTGCCAGTGTTCCTTGAGTGGTTGCGGTTGAGCTTTATTGAAAGTTCTCCAATGACCAACTCATGGTCACTGTCTATGGCTGCTCCCCTTTTGTTCCGTACGTCCAGTAGCAagtgtctccatttcctgctaatgCATATGTGGTCGATCTGGTTGCGCGTAATAGCACTTggagatgtccaggagtacttgtggacatctttgtgtgggaatattgtggcgccgatgaccagttggaaTAGCCGGCAGAGTTCCACTAATCTCTCTCCGTTATCGTTGCGAGTCCCAGTTCCATGCTGGCCCATGACAGATCTTagtccggtgttgttggggcCAATTTTTGCATTGAAGTCACCCATGAGGATGTTAATGTCACCTTGCGGTAGCTTGTTGAGGGTTGCTGTAAGGGCAGTATAGAAGTCGTCCTTGGTGTCGTCGTTTGCGTCTTCCGTCGGGGCATAGCATTGAACCTGGCGGTCATGATTCTATCAGAAATGGGTTCCCAGGAAACCAGTGCCTTCTTTATGCGCTTGGACACAAAAATTCCCACTCCATATCTGCTGCCGTCACTGTTGCCACTGTGTAGGACTAGATTGCTAtctgatgttgttgtttccccacTGCCAGCCCACCTCATCTCGCTGATTCCAGCTATTGCAATGTGGAGTTTTTCCATCTCCGCCTCGAACTGTGCTAACCTAGATGGTTCTCTTAGAGTTCTAACGTGCCATTGTCCAATTCGTGTCCGTTTAGAGATTATTATGtggaagaatactttctaaaaGTTAGAAAATAATTTCAGAGAGGAAGGGTTTAAACCCACGACACCGTGGTTAGcaggtagttgcgctatccACTACACCACGAGGATCCTGGAAGTACAAGTACGCTTATTCGGCAATCATTTGGTGATGATGTAGGCGTATCACAACGTTGTGCTGTCATATTAAACGGCTTTGGTGGcggaaaatttttttgcactCAGAAACTTCTTGCAAAAATATCAATTGATGGAATTGTGTACGAAACTGAAACGCTGGTGGTGGAAGACAATTTGCTTAGCGAAAATGTACTTTTGGGAAGAGATATTCTGTGTCGCGAGGACAGACAATTCATAATTTAGAGAAAAGAATGTATTgtcgaaaatataaaaaaaatttaaacttcACAAGGCAGTTCATCGGTTGATAATAAAATCATAGAACGCGTCATATCGGAAAACTCGCGGATAAAACAAGCGAACTCGGTAAATGTTCTTAACAAAAATAGAAATGAATTTAACGTCAAACATTCCATGTTATGCAAAGCCGTATCGTACCCTGTTCGCCCTTAGGCCTATCGTCGCCAATATTATCTCCGAACTGCATGAACGCGATATTATTCGTCCCTCAAACTCGCCAAATGCCTCGGGAATCGTCATCGCCAACAAAAGTAATGGAGAGCATCGGCTATGCGTCGACTACCGTCGTCTTAATAGTATGACTCAAAAAATTCCATTTCCTATGCCCAACTTGGAAGAACAGTTCGCCCAATTAGCAGGCCATGCATATTTCACGCAATTGGATTTACGCATGGGGTATCATCAAATCGAGGTAAACGAATCATCGAAACCGTACACAGCATTCGTTACTTCTGATGTCCACTACGTGTATAACcgaatgccatttggtcttgTCAATGCTCCAGCCGTCTTTCAAGCCGTAATGAATAAAATAGTCAAACGCATGGAGCCAGGCGAAGTCCTCGCATATTTGGACGATGTGATAATCCCGAGTAAAACATTTAATGAAGGTATTCAACGGCTcgaaaagtttctcaaaatcCTTAAGGAGAGTGGCTTAACACCACGCTATGACAAATGTAACTTTCTTCAGTCGGAGATAACGTTCCCTGGACACATCGTAAATAAAAACGGAACTACCCCGGGCGACAATAAagttagtaaaattttaaagttccgACAAATGCCAAAGAAATCAGAAGATTTTTAGGTTTTAATGGATTCTTTCGAAAGTTTGTGGAAAACTACTCCTTAATCTCTAGGCCCCTAACTCtactttta
This portion of the Drosophila santomea strain STO CAGO 1482 unplaced genomic scaffold, Prin_Dsan_1.1 Segkk69_quiver_pilon_scaf, whole genome shotgun sequence genome encodes:
- the LOC122756603 gene encoding uncharacterized protein LOC122756603, which translates into the protein MEKLHIAIAGISEMRWAGSGETTTSDSNLVLHSGNSDGSRYGVGIFVSKRIKKALVSWEPISDRIMTARFNAMPRRKTQTTTPRTTSILPLQQPSTSYRKVTLTSSWIDHICISRKWRHLLLDVRNKRGAAIDSDHELVIGELSIKLNRNHSRNTGNSQHRRAPPLNLHLLSDSTLKTRMTSTLREQLIPLEDHPWEHTCRQLRTTAEEILGLQQRGRSDWISEGTWDLIRRRNHLKPLANQLTQYREEYHGLCRAVKRSARKDKRAQQDRLAADAERAAGENNMRSLYQQIARFTGTHHKQNKPVRDLEGNLLSNDDAQIRRWRQHFMGISHTTTPNVAIDYRSVLPPSGSSRIPSAPPNVREIVNAIKKLKHNRAAGEDNIPAELLQVDTQLMAEILHPHFLRIWEGETVPAS